A single region of the Gemmatimonadaceae bacterium genome encodes:
- a CDS encoding glycosyltransferase family 2 protein, whose amino-acid sequence MHPAAGLTVVVPTYMRSEGLGLCLEDLAAQDTQEPFEVVVVLQAHPPGAAEALRERFGGRLQLECLTYPEGLGTSRARNIGWRKARGEIIAFTEDDVRLPRHWVRALLAFYEDESVGAVGGFVDHPGHFSPLRNAVYRLLGLTSSRYKIDWGGFNVGPTAHPDHDLLAGWLSGGNMSFRRSAIERAGGFDEAIGTFWHEDADLSHRVARSGWRMLSTRKMTVEHYPSATGRPPLHVQMRERERTRVLFVWKAIGDKPLWRARYAARLVLQAAAMSVVGLAKRDIRIPVNVLRGGWDGYRGLPTARAASESKREAHG is encoded by the coding sequence ATGCATCCCGCTGCAGGACTTACAGTTGTGGTTCCCACCTATATGCGCAGCGAGGGCCTCGGGCTTTGCCTCGAGGATCTCGCTGCGCAAGACACACAGGAGCCCTTCGAGGTGGTGGTCGTCCTGCAAGCACATCCGCCGGGCGCGGCCGAAGCGCTGAGAGAGCGATTCGGCGGTCGCCTTCAGCTCGAGTGCCTGACGTATCCCGAGGGACTCGGTACGAGCCGCGCCCGAAACATCGGTTGGAGGAAGGCCCGCGGCGAGATCATCGCTTTTACCGAGGACGACGTTCGGCTCCCGCGGCATTGGGTGCGGGCGCTGCTCGCCTTTTACGAGGACGAGTCCGTAGGGGCCGTGGGAGGATTCGTAGATCATCCCGGGCATTTCAGCCCTCTGCGGAACGCAGTGTATCGCCTTCTCGGCCTCACCTCGAGCCGGTACAAGATCGACTGGGGCGGCTTCAACGTGGGTCCCACCGCGCATCCGGATCACGACCTGCTTGCCGGGTGGCTCTCGGGTGGTAACATGTCGTTCCGGCGTTCCGCTATCGAGCGCGCCGGGGGCTTCGACGAAGCAATCGGGACTTTCTGGCATGAGGACGCGGATCTTTCTCATCGTGTGGCCAGGTCGGGGTGGCGGATGCTCAGTACACGGAAGATGACGGTCGAGCACTACCCCAGCGCGACAGGCAGGCCTCCGCTTCATGTTCAGATGCGCGAGCGTGAGCGCACTCGCGTTTTATTCGTGTGGAAGGCAATCGGCGACAAGCCTTTGTGGCGGGCGCGCTATGCCGCGCGACTGGTGCTCCAGGCAGCCGCGATGTCTGTCGTCGGACTCGCGAAGAGGGATATTCGGATCCCGGTGAACGTGCTGCGCGGCGGTTGGGACGGTTACAGGGGATTACCCACGGCGCGGGCGGCCAGTGAATCGAAAAGGGAGGCTCACGGTTGA
- a CDS encoding glycosyltransferase family 9 protein produces the protein MTQDNGQGRRGLPQAVVIHDSFCLGDLIYLGAMLAALREQAPSLPISVVVGGIAREFPFFESIGVRLIELAVPWDDRRWYKRPFYTLKGLPRAAMGLRSLAEESLLADPRGDLRHIAVATLAGRRTLSSLSLGKWGRLWGRLPNHIFVARRDWFWKLQDSLGLPRTEPKWPWIEVRGAPPKDPAAPPTVLLSPGVAGRLREWSPEKWKQLAAILRNMGLHCVFIREPGRRPSVLDEEEEWSGSIEQLASLVASADLVVAVDSFVGHLSAGIGTPTLTLFGPQLPELWTPWGAHAQYVIAEPFSCRPCVQKRCVQPGGASCMDLLQLKVVVDAVGNFFSRAAPVT, from the coding sequence GTGACGCAGGACAACGGGCAGGGACGCCGCGGATTGCCGCAGGCCGTCGTGATCCACGACTCCTTCTGCCTCGGCGACCTGATCTATCTCGGGGCAATGCTGGCTGCCCTCAGGGAACAGGCACCGAGTCTGCCCATCTCGGTCGTGGTGGGCGGAATCGCGAGGGAGTTTCCGTTCTTCGAGAGCATCGGCGTGCGCCTTATCGAGCTCGCAGTGCCGTGGGACGATCGTCGCTGGTACAAGCGGCCATTTTATACGCTCAAGGGACTCCCCCGCGCCGCAATGGGTCTTCGCTCACTCGCCGAAGAGTCGCTTCTTGCCGATCCCCGCGGCGATCTGCGGCATATAGCCGTCGCCACGCTCGCCGGCCGGAGAACGTTGTCCAGCCTTTCTCTCGGGAAGTGGGGGCGGCTTTGGGGCCGGTTGCCGAATCACATATTCGTCGCGCGGAGAGACTGGTTCTGGAAGCTTCAGGACTCTCTTGGTCTTCCCAGAACCGAGCCGAAGTGGCCATGGATCGAGGTTCGGGGCGCGCCGCCGAAGGATCCAGCTGCGCCTCCGACCGTCCTCCTTTCGCCCGGAGTGGCGGGGCGGCTGAGAGAATGGAGCCCCGAGAAATGGAAGCAGCTCGCCGCGATTCTCCGCAACATGGGCCTTCATTGCGTCTTCATCAGAGAGCCAGGGAGGAGACCTTCAGTCCTCGATGAGGAAGAGGAATGGAGCGGGAGTATCGAGCAGCTCGCTTCGCTCGTTGCATCCGCCGATCTGGTCGTCGCCGTGGACTCGTTTGTTGGACATCTCTCGGCCGGTATCGGTACGCCGACGCTGACGCTGTTCGGGCCTCAGCTCCCGGAGCTCTGGACGCCATGGGGAGCACATGCGCAATACGTTATCGCTGAGCCGTTTTCGTGTCGTCCATGCGTTCAAAAAAGGTGCGTGCAGCCCGGTGGTGCGTCGTGCATGGACCTTCTTCAATTGAAGGTCGTGGTCGATGCAGTCGGTAATTTCTTTTCGAGAGCGGCGCCGGTTACCTAG
- a CDS encoding GNVR domain-containing protein, producing MPTSAADGRDQVARHAAQKGVIEGASTTRRRRQYTNGPREETSLLGFLNVLLRHRRVIAVCALVGGVILGASALTSPRMFHAYSSFTVRGARAPSQLSAVATQLGLTMGSLDENQSLVFYGDLVTSGVILGPVSRKPYKSSPRGSEKPLASFFGIDEKNPDLAASRAQEELTSRIAVTPIPRTGVILVRVRAERPLLAQQILQNILTELDAYNLTLRRKRAVAEREFVEKRLSDVSVALRQAESNLSTFLQMNRDYSSSPVLRMEFERLQRAVRMRQQIYTAVAQSFEQAKVEEIRDLPTVLIIDEPEARRSSERPIALRRTLLGLIAGLFVGIVLAFVRERAAETREAGTSAYTEYSALKRKAFGDLARPWAPFGRLLKGQTRS from the coding sequence ATGCCCACTAGCGCGGCTGACGGCCGGGATCAGGTGGCTCGACATGCAGCGCAAAAGGGTGTGATCGAGGGCGCGTCGACAACCCGGCGTCGGCGCCAATACACGAATGGTCCGCGCGAGGAGACATCGCTCCTCGGGTTTCTGAACGTTCTGCTCCGGCATCGGCGTGTCATCGCCGTGTGCGCTCTCGTGGGTGGGGTGATTCTTGGCGCAAGCGCGTTGACCTCTCCCAGAATGTTCCACGCGTATTCCTCCTTCACCGTGCGAGGAGCGCGCGCGCCGTCGCAGCTGTCAGCCGTCGCCACACAGCTGGGACTCACTATGGGATCCCTGGATGAAAACCAGTCCCTCGTGTTCTACGGAGACCTGGTGACATCCGGCGTCATTCTCGGGCCGGTTTCCCGAAAGCCATATAAGAGCTCACCGAGAGGGAGCGAGAAGCCACTCGCATCGTTCTTCGGTATCGACGAGAAGAATCCCGACCTCGCAGCGTCGCGAGCCCAGGAGGAGCTCACCTCTCGCATCGCCGTAACACCAATTCCGCGGACGGGAGTCATCCTTGTTCGGGTGCGGGCGGAACGGCCACTGCTGGCGCAGCAGATTCTGCAGAACATCCTTACTGAGCTGGACGCTTACAACCTGACGCTGCGCCGGAAGCGGGCTGTCGCCGAGCGGGAATTCGTTGAAAAAAGACTGTCCGACGTCAGCGTAGCGCTGAGGCAAGCGGAAAGCAATTTGAGCACGTTCCTTCAGATGAATCGGGACTACAGCAGCTCTCCGGTGCTCCGGATGGAATTCGAACGCTTACAGCGCGCTGTTCGGATGCGCCAGCAGATCTATACCGCTGTGGCGCAGTCGTTCGAGCAGGCTAAGGTCGAGGAGATCAGGGATTTACCGACAGTTCTAATAATCGATGAGCCGGAAGCGCGTCGCTCCTCGGAACGGCCGATTGCCCTACGCAGAACGCTGCTGGGACTTATCGCCGGACTTTTTGTCGGGATCGTACTGGCATTCGTGCGTGAGCGGGCCGCTGAGACGCGCGAGGCTGGCACGAGCGCGTACACGGAATATTCTGCGCTCAAGAGGAAAGCGTTCGGAGACCTCGCGCGTCCGTGGGCGCCTTTCGGGCGCCTGTTGAAGGGCCAGACCAGATCATAG
- a CDS encoding glycosyltransferase family 4 protein, with protein MVLKGAIFIAAAALLSWLLASRVRLYALDKLVDIPNERSSHSSPTPRGGGLAIVITVLGGVVVAGIMRWIPLDLTLALAGGGTMIATVGWIDDHRDVAARIRFAVQVAAAVWAMYWLHGMPRLSVGVAGVELGFVGTILGLLGILWAINLYNFIDGIDGLAAGEAITTGTIAGLMLAAMGHPGLALISLLIAAANLGFLPLNWAPAKLFMGDVGSGTLGYLFAVLSIASENAGAVPVLIWVLLLGAFVFDATVTLFRRIGNGERWYQAHHSHAYQRMVQAGRSHAQVSSMILGINLVLAGLAIVAWLLPSFFLIAIAAGTILLAALYLSVERIRPMHAH; from the coding sequence ATGGTTCTGAAGGGCGCGATCTTCATTGCAGCTGCCGCCTTGTTGAGCTGGCTGCTGGCAAGCAGGGTGCGATTGTACGCGCTCGACAAACTGGTGGACATTCCCAACGAGCGTAGCTCTCACTCGTCTCCCACACCTCGTGGGGGAGGTCTCGCTATCGTCATCACGGTGCTGGGCGGAGTGGTCGTAGCCGGCATCATGCGCTGGATTCCTCTTGACTTGACGCTGGCGCTGGCGGGTGGCGGGACGATGATTGCCACAGTCGGATGGATCGATGATCACCGCGATGTCGCGGCGCGCATCCGGTTTGCGGTCCAGGTCGCGGCGGCAGTGTGGGCCATGTATTGGCTTCACGGCATGCCGAGGCTCAGCGTCGGCGTTGCCGGCGTCGAGCTTGGCTTCGTGGGGACGATCCTCGGTCTCCTCGGCATATTGTGGGCGATCAACCTGTACAACTTCATTGACGGCATCGACGGGCTTGCAGCCGGCGAGGCAATCACTACCGGAACGATTGCCGGTCTCATGCTCGCGGCGATGGGCCACCCCGGGCTGGCTCTGATCTCGCTGCTGATAGCGGCGGCAAATCTTGGCTTCCTGCCGCTCAACTGGGCGCCGGCCAAGCTGTTCATGGGTGACGTCGGTAGCGGCACTCTCGGTTACCTCTTCGCCGTTCTATCGATCGCCTCCGAGAACGCGGGCGCCGTACCTGTGCTCATCTGGGTCCTTCTCCTTGGCGCGTTCGTGTTCGATGCGACTGTCACGCTTTTCCGTCGAATCGGCAACGGCGAACGCTGGTACCAGGCGCACCACAGCCACGCATATCAGCGCATGGTACAGGCTGGAAGAAGTCATGCGCAGGTGAGCTCGATGATCCTCGGGATCAATCTAGTGCTCGCCGGTCTGGCGATTGTTGCGTGGCTGCTGCCGTCGTTTTTCCTGATCGCGATTGCGGCGGGGACAATACTTCTGGCCGCCCTTTATCTGTCAGTCGAGCGGATCCGGCCGATGCATGCCCACTAG
- a CDS encoding glycosyltransferase family 4 protein, giving the protein MRTRRNFLVISQVYPPDPAAIGQHLEDVAKELVRRGHRVIVYTADHGYDDPSAAYARRETREGVEIRRVPLSSFGKRSIPVRLLGGGLFVAQVILRAAFTRGIDAIVVSTSPPMGSWGATVLGLLHRAPVKYWVMDVNPDQMVALGVLGRRSLAARGFDFLNRLVLRRAQDVIVLDRFMAERINSKVDVSAKLAVLPPWPAEDPADVVSPEESPFRAEHGLAGKLVVMYSGNHGPSNPITTIIEAGKRLCDEPRLVLLFVGGGVGKKEVEDANCPNIRSLPYQPRQNLEHSLAAADVHVVTVGDEVKGIVHPSKVYGAMAVARPILLVGPAENHIADILSSNDIGWHVRHGDVDGAERLLREILRTPPAELQAKGRRARELIARDGGKVAACERVCDVIERGV; this is encoded by the coding sequence ATGCGCACCCGCCGCAACTTCCTCGTCATCTCTCAGGTTTATCCGCCCGACCCCGCAGCCATTGGCCAGCACCTCGAAGACGTGGCGAAGGAGCTTGTTCGGCGTGGCCACCGCGTCATCGTGTACACAGCGGATCATGGCTACGACGATCCCTCTGCTGCGTATGCACGCCGCGAGACGCGGGAGGGCGTCGAAATCAGGCGCGTTCCGCTATCGTCATTCGGGAAGAGATCGATACCGGTGCGGCTCCTCGGTGGCGGTCTTTTTGTTGCCCAGGTAATACTGCGTGCTGCGTTTACGAGGGGAATCGACGCGATCGTGGTGAGCACTTCGCCGCCAATGGGGTCGTGGGGAGCGACGGTGCTCGGTCTGCTGCACCGAGCTCCGGTGAAATACTGGGTCATGGATGTGAACCCCGACCAGATGGTCGCTCTTGGCGTGCTTGGCCGGCGGTCCCTGGCGGCTCGCGGGTTCGACTTCCTGAATCGCCTGGTTCTGCGCCGCGCTCAGGATGTGATAGTCCTCGATCGTTTCATGGCTGAGCGGATAAACTCCAAGGTGGATGTTTCAGCAAAGCTCGCAGTTCTTCCTCCGTGGCCAGCTGAGGATCCAGCCGACGTCGTTTCTCCGGAGGAGAGCCCATTCAGAGCGGAACACGGGCTCGCTGGGAAACTCGTTGTCATGTACAGCGGCAATCACGGACCTTCCAACCCGATTACTACGATTATCGAAGCCGGGAAGCGTCTCTGCGACGAGCCGCGGCTTGTGTTGCTCTTCGTAGGCGGGGGAGTCGGCAAAAAGGAAGTTGAGGATGCGAACTGCCCCAATATCCGCTCACTGCCTTATCAACCTCGGCAGAACCTGGAGCATTCGCTCGCCGCTGCCGACGTGCACGTAGTGACAGTTGGCGACGAGGTGAAGGGAATCGTGCATCCCAGCAAGGTGTATGGTGCAATGGCGGTAGCTAGGCCTATTCTCCTGGTTGGTCCGGCCGAGAATCACATCGCTGACATTCTGAGTAGCAACGACATCGGCTGGCACGTTCGCCACGGCGACGTGGATGGCGCCGAGCGGCTGCTTCGCGAAATCCTGCGGACCCCTCCGGCAGAGCTGCAGGCCAAAGGCCGGCGTGCCAGGGAGCTAATTGCACGCGATGGGGGCAAGGTCGCCGCGTGTGAGCGAGTCTGCGACGTGATCGAGCGCGGGGTTTGA
- a CDS encoding NAD-dependent epimerase/dehydratase family protein, whose protein sequence is MKTCLVTGAGGFIGRVLCSRLEEMGVGVYRLSRKASGPDAISADLGRDPIVGLNDVRPDVVFHLAARVHIVDDGHDADAEHTRVTVEGTRDLLRAAANAGAGVFVFFSTCAVMPEGSASAIDETSPPDPTTPYGRAKLHAEDLVLKMNGLEGMRTVCIRLPMVYGPGHKGHLARMIRAIDRGVFPPLPDYAGKRSLIHVEDAARAAILVAERPEAAGKVYIVAEPHAYSSREIYQIILRALGRRPPRWHVPRALLASSAVAADFGERVTRRKLPFNSAALSKLSRNAVYSAAKIERELGFTTERTFETAARDLVARNAAR, encoded by the coding sequence GTGAAGACGTGTCTAGTTACGGGGGCGGGCGGCTTCATCGGGCGCGTACTCTGTTCGCGCCTCGAGGAAATGGGCGTCGGGGTTTACCGCCTTTCGCGAAAAGCGTCCGGACCTGATGCGATCTCGGCCGACCTCGGCAGGGATCCCATCGTTGGACTGAATGACGTTCGGCCGGACGTCGTGTTCCACCTTGCCGCCCGCGTTCACATTGTAGACGACGGTCATGATGCAGACGCGGAGCACACGCGCGTAACGGTCGAGGGTACGCGGGACCTTCTCCGCGCCGCTGCCAACGCGGGGGCCGGTGTCTTCGTCTTTTTCAGCACCTGCGCCGTGATGCCGGAGGGCTCCGCATCCGCGATCGATGAGACCAGTCCCCCAGATCCAACGACGCCCTACGGCCGCGCCAAGCTGCATGCCGAGGACCTGGTGCTGAAAATGAACGGCCTGGAAGGGATGAGGACCGTTTGCATTCGACTTCCCATGGTGTACGGCCCGGGTCACAAAGGCCATCTGGCACGCATGATCAGGGCGATCGATCGAGGAGTCTTCCCCCCGCTCCCTGATTACGCGGGCAAGCGCAGTCTCATCCATGTCGAAGATGCGGCGCGCGCCGCGATTCTGGTCGCCGAAAGGCCGGAAGCGGCCGGCAAGGTCTACATTGTCGCCGAGCCTCACGCGTATTCCTCGCGCGAGATTTATCAGATCATTCTTCGGGCTCTTGGACGGCGGCCGCCCAGATGGCATGTGCCGCGGGCTCTGCTTGCCTCTAGTGCGGTGGCCGCGGATTTCGGCGAACGGGTCACACGGCGCAAGCTGCCGTTCAACTCGGCGGCGCTGTCCAAGCTGTCCCGAAACGCTGTCTACAGCGCGGCGAAGATCGAGCGCGAGCTGGGCTTCACGACCGAGCGAACCTTTGAAACCGCTGCTCGCGACCTGGTCGCAAGGAACGCAGCTCGATAG
- a CDS encoding NAD-dependent epimerase/dehydratase family protein, translated as MAHFVLVARVCFPLSKIDAASPFGYNSRSTLERIRHRRKPLTDTTKILVTGGAGFIGRGVTARLHSTGRWVRWLDNLDPQVHDADAAAKPDYCRPPNEMILGDVRAREDWKKALDGIDAVIHLAAQTGTAQSMYRVADYTDVNVGGTALLWEILANEKTTVKRVVVASSRAVYGEGAYRCVARCGLVSPEPRSKPQLESGHWEPRCPVCGEEAWPVATTEWSVAQPASIYGCTKLAQESISLTMGRALGIATTVLRLQNVYGPGQSLRNPYTGIISIFSNQMRQNLPVNIYEDGNETRDFVYIDDVAEILASSLSLKSSPVLMNVGSGYPTKLIDLAQILRDTWRSTSEMAVSGDYRIGDIRHNWADLDLLRKYFPDWDTTPLKAGLEKFAEWAKTLPEFVDRSQIAADELASRNLGYQRTLASR; from the coding sequence ATGGCTCACTTTGTCCTTGTCGCGCGGGTCTGTTTCCCCCTAAGCAAAATAGATGCAGCGTCACCATTTGGATACAATTCGCGCTCAACTCTTGAACGCATTCGACATCGGAGAAAACCACTGACGGACACCACGAAAATCCTCGTTACGGGCGGCGCGGGTTTCATTGGTCGTGGCGTCACGGCACGGCTCCATTCAACTGGACGATGGGTTCGCTGGCTCGACAACCTGGATCCACAGGTTCATGATGCTGACGCCGCCGCAAAACCTGATTATTGCCGGCCGCCAAACGAAATGATTCTCGGCGACGTTCGTGCGCGGGAAGACTGGAAAAAGGCATTGGACGGCATCGACGCCGTGATACACCTCGCTGCCCAGACCGGTACCGCCCAGTCGATGTACCGAGTCGCCGACTACACGGATGTAAACGTCGGCGGAACTGCACTGCTCTGGGAGATTCTGGCGAACGAGAAGACGACGGTGAAACGTGTGGTGGTCGCCTCGTCCCGGGCAGTTTACGGGGAAGGTGCATACCGTTGTGTGGCCCGATGCGGGCTGGTGTCGCCCGAGCCGCGTTCAAAGCCGCAGCTCGAATCCGGACATTGGGAGCCGCGCTGTCCCGTCTGCGGCGAAGAGGCGTGGCCAGTCGCAACGACCGAATGGAGCGTCGCCCAGCCCGCATCGATATACGGGTGTACAAAGCTGGCTCAGGAAAGCATCTCGCTGACAATGGGACGTGCCTTGGGCATCGCGACGACGGTTCTACGTCTTCAGAACGTCTACGGGCCGGGCCAGTCGCTTCGGAACCCGTACACGGGGATCATCTCGATCTTCAGCAACCAGATGCGCCAGAATCTCCCCGTCAACATCTATGAGGACGGCAACGAGACACGCGACTTCGTTTACATCGACGACGTCGCCGAGATACTTGCATCGTCACTGAGTCTAAAGAGCTCTCCGGTGCTGATGAACGTCGGCAGCGGATATCCCACGAAACTGATCGACCTTGCGCAGATACTCCGAGATACGTGGAGAAGCACCAGCGAGATGGCAGTCTCTGGCGACTATCGAATCGGCGATATCCGCCACAACTGGGCGGACCTCGACCTTCTGCGGAAGTACTTCCCCGACTGGGACACAACTCCGCTGAAGGCTGGCCTGGAAAAGTTCGCCGAATGGGCGAAGACGCTACCTGAGTTCGTCGATCGCTCCCAGATCGCGGCGGATGAGCTCGCGTCAAGGAATCTCGGATATCAGCGGACTCTCGCATCGCGGTGA
- a CDS encoding glycosyltransferase family 2 protein — protein MTTTSMGAVDLSVIIASYNTKDLLRDCLRSIYDTTKEISFEVIVVDDCSTDGSVEMVNELFRETRVIRNTTNLRYAKVNNAGLRAAQGRYGLLLNSDVIVRPGAFQTLVRFMDQHPDAAAAGPKLVNPDGSVQHCIRSFARPLAMAFQSLSLHRIWPGNPITDVYYNTRFDYSRVQTVESIGTTSFIIRRSTWETYGMLDERLTLAFVDLAYCHMLGQHKQNIYYVPDAVVLHYSGKSINKDGLREIRLMHRELRKFYDYYIASQHNPLSRTLIRAGIWLREKFKLLEYELSGDKRVFSTPGVSATDRSANR, from the coding sequence GTGACGACAACGTCAATGGGTGCGGTCGATCTATCCGTCATCATCGCGAGCTACAACACGAAGGACCTTCTTCGTGATTGCCTGAGATCGATTTACGACACCACGAAAGAAATCAGTTTCGAGGTGATTGTCGTGGACGATTGCTCGACTGACGGCAGCGTCGAGATGGTGAACGAGCTGTTTCGTGAGACTCGCGTGATTCGCAACACCACCAACCTTCGCTACGCAAAGGTGAACAACGCCGGACTCCGGGCCGCCCAGGGGCGGTACGGATTGCTCCTCAATAGCGACGTGATAGTTCGACCGGGCGCGTTTCAGACCCTGGTGCGATTCATGGATCAGCACCCGGATGCGGCTGCGGCCGGACCCAAGCTCGTAAACCCCGACGGCTCTGTGCAGCACTGTATTCGGAGCTTTGCAAGACCGCTTGCGATGGCCTTCCAGTCACTGAGCCTGCATAGGATCTGGCCCGGCAACCCGATCACCGATGTCTATTACAACACCAGGTTCGACTACAGTCGAGTGCAGACCGTCGAGAGCATCGGGACTACGAGCTTCATCATCCGCCGCAGCACCTGGGAGACTTACGGCATGCTCGACGAGAGATTGACCCTCGCGTTCGTCGATCTGGCGTACTGCCACATGCTGGGACAGCACAAGCAGAACATCTATTATGTGCCCGACGCGGTCGTGCTTCACTACAGCGGAAAGAGCATAAACAAGGATGGGCTGAGAGAGATCCGCCTGATGCATCGGGAGCTGCGGAAGTTCTACGACTACTACATTGCGAGCCAGCACAATCCCCTGTCCCGAACGCTTATTCGCGCCGGCATCTGGCTGCGCGAAAAGTTCAAGTTGCTCGAGTACGAGCTCAGCGGCGACAAGCGAGTATTCAGCACTCCAGGTGTCTCTGCGACAGATCGTTCCGCGAATCGCTGA
- a CDS encoding glycosyltransferase family 2 protein produces MSGSITIVIPTFNRMRALEAVWPSYLRHPDVARIIVVDDGSTDGTKTMVERLARSAPVPVHVIRHDERRGQPASRLTGIAAATTEWILFGEDDVWLSDDYCSTLLHEAGALGASIIAGRIVTALVPGDFSEDRLVDPPSDAKDYESVFDIDSMGADYSARVPEPMSVPYLHSIALIRRSIFDSVSFDTWYAGNSWREETDFYLAANTSGAKVYFTPNTVCYHLRGPICASGGQRINRLRLEYLVWRNTRYLVSKHWQYLKRVHGLRGSVNGWMVRYYLRRQLAQLQRIARHGARSTYRG; encoded by the coding sequence TTGAGCGGCTCGATCACCATCGTCATTCCAACATTCAATCGCATGAGAGCACTCGAGGCGGTTTGGCCCTCATACCTTCGCCACCCCGATGTTGCCCGCATCATTGTCGTGGATGACGGTAGCACGGACGGCACGAAGACAATGGTTGAGCGCTTGGCCCGCTCGGCACCTGTCCCGGTCCATGTAATCCGCCATGACGAGAGGCGAGGGCAGCCGGCGTCACGACTGACGGGAATTGCCGCGGCGACTACGGAGTGGATACTGTTTGGCGAGGACGACGTCTGGCTTTCCGACGACTATTGCTCCACTCTGCTTCATGAAGCCGGAGCGCTGGGCGCGTCGATCATCGCCGGACGGATTGTGACGGCTTTGGTCCCTGGGGATTTCTCCGAGGACCGGCTGGTCGACCCGCCAAGTGACGCAAAGGATTACGAGTCGGTTTTCGACATCGATTCCATGGGCGCTGATTATTCGGCGCGAGTCCCCGAGCCGATGTCGGTGCCGTACTTACATTCGATCGCACTGATCCGGCGCAGTATTTTCGACAGCGTTTCCTTCGATACGTGGTACGCGGGAAATTCGTGGCGAGAGGAGACTGACTTCTACCTGGCGGCGAACACGAGCGGGGCGAAGGTCTATTTCACGCCCAACACCGTTTGCTATCATCTGCGCGGACCCATCTGCGCGTCGGGAGGTCAGCGCATCAACCGGCTGCGGCTGGAATATCTCGTCTGGCGCAATACACGTTATCTGGTGTCGAAACATTGGCAGTATCTCAAGCGTGTGCACGGCCTTCGCGGCTCGGTGAACGGCTGGATGGTCAGATACTATCTTCGTCGCCAGCTGGCTCAGCTGCAGAGGATCGCACGTCACGGCGCGAGGTCCACGTATCGTGGATAG